DNA sequence from the Nicotiana tomentosiformis chromosome 3, ASM39032v3, whole genome shotgun sequence genome:
AAAAGTGCTGCAGATTAGCGGAGAGAGAAGCAAAGAGCAAGAAGAGAAGAATGACCAGTGGCACCGTGTTGAAAGGAGCAGTGGCAAATTCCTTAGGCGATTTAGGTTGCCGGAGAATGCCAAGATGGATCAGGTGAAGGCTAGTATGGAAAATGGTGTGCTCACTGTTACAGTTCCCAAAGAGGAAGTGAAGAAGCCTGAGGTCAAAGCCATTGAGATATCTGGTTAATTATTTCTTTCCTCACAAATTGCAAGTGTCTCCTCTGTTATAGATCATAATGAATAAGTTGTCTCTGTAAGCTATGCTTCTTATAATGTAATCTGGTTGGTGATCGGGTGTCAAGTTTGTTTGTGAAAGATGGTTGTAATGTAATTTACTATAATAATACTACTTATTTTATTGTTGTATCAATTAACTTGTCTATCATTATTATTTGGAATCATTATCACATGTTAACTCCCTTATCATTGAGTTGTACTTATTTCATTGagttgtacttatttggaatcattgttacatgttatctttaTTATGGTTAAGTTACtcttatttgatatcgttgttaTACACTGTTTATCTAATTGTTGAATtattcttgttgaaaccattatttcttgtcatgtctttcattgtgagctcgttcaTCCGGTTCTTTGTATTCTAtgattcttgtgttgatttacttgtcgtactcccGTGTTAgtgatgttgttgttgtactcagcgTTGTTGAGCTGGGGTTACGTATGGTTATTTTATTAGAATTTGTGTGgaggaaatattgtggcatatgggcacatgtggtgcgagttgttatattgtattattatatttttggcacacgtgatattgttgagaggattgtcagaGTGTTCGCACATGAGTTTTTCgtactattgttattattgatattgcacatgcggCGCGAcgaggcgggctatatatgtgggttgcgcgtGCGGTGAGACAATGTGTGAATATTATCATGCGTGTGCGGCGAGACAATGCGGGCAtctactttattgttgcgcacgtggaaagacaagggggctatgtcggaaatgatttgtgatgacttgtgatggtattggggcattgttattgatgatatttgtgtagtggtgtgcctaccttatgtgagtcatgcattttatGCTTTGTTGTGTTGTTTCGTTTGTGTCATTTGTTGTCTCTATTCTCacttgttgactcgagttgtaatagaacacttgcacaagcatacacgtaattaaccACTCATATCGATTTAAGAAGATGAACCCCGATGtgtattgatcatttacatgtattcttgtgTACTTACCTTTTGTGTGAGAGTTGTactattggtacgtgagttgtccgtgcggatatgtgATATTGTAACtctcttagcacgtgagttgtccgtgccgatATGAATGTAACGGCCCGACTGGCCGTTTTgggcatttatgctcctttctactatttgaagtcttgaataccttcatacgatgtattatgacttgtgtgaattgtcggttttggttttcaggtatttcggagttagtttggaagaataaaaTCCAAGGCTTAAAGTttaggttaaaatagtgaccggatgtcgacttatgcgTAAACAACACCGGAATAgagtttttatgattccaatagttctgtatggtgattttcgacgtaggagtgtgtccgaaaatttatttggaagcccatagctaaattaggcttgaaatggctaaaataaaaatttaagtttgaaagtttgaccagagagttgactttttgatatcggggtcggaatccgattctggaaattagactGGGTCCGTtatctcatttatgacttgtgcaaaatttgaggtcaatcgaacttgattcgataggtatcggcatcaaatgtagaagttggaatttcttagtttcattaaacttgaattggggcatgatttgtgattttagcgttgtttgatgtgatttgagatttcgactaagttcgtatgatgttttaggacttgttggtatatttggttgaggtccccaggggctcgggtgagtttcggggtggttttggtccatttttaggccatttttaatgGCTGAGTTTtgtctacagaggtgtgcatcgcgatcacgaatatttgatcgcgttcgcaaagagcaaacaacagtttggggccttgtgaatcgcgatcgcggaagctcttacACGATCGGGTGGAACAAAATCTGTGTTGCAATGacccgactttgaaagcttatatctcgcaatctataaggaatttagagatgatccaaaaatgaaagttgtagcagttgatgtctagtttttagaatgtcaaaccatttatcatttgaaatttcgtacaaaacgttatgactattatgctagaggctgtctggaagagttggggagtttgttcgtcacgatcgcgattggttttccgcaaTCGCAaagggcaaattttgggctggaaaTTTTTGAGCTTCACGATAAatgcctgggcagaagctatatttcgaggtttcggccattttaacaaaTTTGGAGCTCTGAAGCTCGGATTTAagtgatttttgaggcgatttacaccatatggattgggtaagtgattctaactcagttttggttaaatcacatgaatatattgttgttttcatcattaaattagtgttttgggttgaaaatagtagaaaatttcatagactttaaattagtgttttggtctcgtggttgaatgggttgtcggattttatgagttttgtcggattccaagatgtgggccccactgacaattttttagtgtaatttcggattttgtgaaaaaattagtattttcaaatggaattaattcctataatttgtgttgagtgaatcgaattaattatgactagattcgagccattcggaagttgatacacgcagaatggaatttctggagcattgtttagcttgcccgATAATGGAcgcgtcttgttcgaggtaagtaactcttctaatcttggagttgagggtatgaaccctgattatacgtgttatgtgtttggtattgaggtgacgggcatgtgggcatgtaggcatgcaccgtgtgagttgtgactccgttatttctatGGTCCTGTGTAGTTAtctgaacttgtctgaaatcatgaaatctctacgtactagagttatcaaaatgtgattcatgctataaactatgtttaggatacatgcttatcctgttgggacccaccgaggattttgtctgttgttgagttatctgcttttaTTGCATTActtactcagtcatacgcattcatatgcatatcatatcttagtctttattgttatttattcatacatcattttcgggctagtttcatgacattgtgagcccgtgagagagagactggagagattgatgactgagtgaggtcgagggcctgattgattctgatattgatattatggcacgtgagttgttcgtgcggattatagcgcttgggctgtaggagcccctccagattctgcacacacacacacccagtgagcgcggttcatttatattgagggatgg
Encoded proteins:
- the LOC104086978 gene encoding 18.1 kDa class I heat shock protein-like, with translation MSLIPSIFDMWDPFKGFPISSNLANVPSSARETSAFANARIDWKETPEAHIFKADLPGLKKEEVKVEVEEGKVLQISGERSKEQEEKNDQWHRVERSSGKFLRRFRLPENAKMDQVKASMENGVLTVTVPKEEVKKPEVKAIEISG